A stretch of DNA from Synechococcus sp. PROS-9-1:
AGCGCTGCAGCCGACGGCGTTGTTGCGACTTCCGTCGTGGCCTCTTCATCAGAAGCCCATCGCCTGAAGCACATCAGCTTCAGAGAGAGATCGGAGCTCGTCATGACCGAGATGCCGAATCACATCCCGCTCCGGAAGTTGATCGTCAGACAGTCCGAGTGCAACCAATGGCACTCCGCAAAATGCGGTCAACAAACTGGTCACAGGACAACTGGTCAACACCACGTCGGCACAGGCAATCTGAGCTGCTCTCTCTGAAAGCGAACTGTTGTCTCCGAGATGAATGGTTCGCAAACCAGGAAGCTTGTCTTTAATTGTGAGAGGTAGTTGCTTCCAGCGTTCTGCTGGCCAATCTCCTGGGGTTTCAGCGGGTTGGAGCAACAACAAAGGTCCATCTCCCTGTGGCTGCCGTTCGCGCGCGCTGTTCATCAGCGCTGCAGGCAAGCTGATCCGAAATGCCGCGGCATCCAAGCTGAGACCGATCGGAGCCAGAAATCCAGAAAGGCGTTGCGCACTCCAGCCTTCAGCCTTGCTGGCCACAGCAGTGGAGGCAAATCCAGCTTCTGAAACCCGCGTTGGGATATGGCTCATCGACAGCATCAGATTCACCTGACGTCCCTCAGCAAAATTGAGGCAAACCTGGAAATCAGGTTCTCGGACTGAGCCGAGAAGATTCGCCCAATCGGCCATGGTCAAACTTGCAGCAAAGTCAAAGGGAATGATTTTTTCAACCGAAGACAGCAACGTCCACAGTGATCCGTAGGCAGGGGAGCAGGCCACTTGGATCGAAGCCCCAAGCTCGTTGGCACAGGCTGCTATTGCAGGCATACGCTCAAGCTGCTGTTGAGCTGTTCCTGGGCTTAAAACGAGAAGGCGCATGAAACAACAGCACAAGTGGTGCGAGCTGATTGTATGGAGGCCGTTTCAGGTTGTTGAAAACAGGAGTCGCTTATGCATCTGTTGATCGCAGCCGCTGGTAGTGGGCGGCGGATGGGGGCGACCCGCAACAAGCTGCTGCTGCCCCTGTCTGGACAACCCGTTCTGGCATGGACACTGCAAGCA
This window harbors:
- a CDS encoding glycosyltransferase family 9 protein; amino-acid sequence: MRLLVLSPGTAQQQLERMPAIAACANELGASIQVACSPAYGSLWTLLSSVEKIIPFDFAASLTMADWANLLGSVREPDFQVCLNFAEGRQVNLMLSMSHIPTRVSEAGFASTAVASKAEGWSAQRLSGFLAPIGLSLDAAAFRISLPAALMNSARERQPQGDGPLLLLQPAETPGDWPAERWKQLPLTIKDKLPGLRTIHLGDNSSLSERAAQIACADVVLTSCPVTSLLTAFCGVPLVALGLSDDQLPERDVIRHLGHDELRSLSEADVLQAMGF